From one Macellibacteroides fermentans genomic stretch:
- a CDS encoding HD domain-containing protein, with translation MITNDLLKQIQFIKEIDKIKYIQRRTCLLNSDRPENDAEHSWHLALMAIALSEHANKPVDILKVIKMVLIHDIVEIDSGDVFVYDKSKSHKNTEEEFAAAKRIFGLLPENQAKELIDLWKEFEDGETDDAKFAKSLDKFEPLLQNFSNNGGTWDKYNVTYNEVYTQKKSINKGSDTLWEYAENLLNESVDKGILKK, from the coding sequence ATGATTACAAATGACTTACTTAAACAAATCCAATTTATTAAAGAGATAGATAAAATCAAATACATTCAACGTCGCACCTGTTTACTCAACAGCGACCGTCCCGAAAATGATGCAGAACATAGCTGGCATTTAGCTCTGATGGCAATAGCTCTTTCTGAACATGCAAACAAACCGGTCGATATCCTGAAAGTTATAAAAATGGTTTTAATACATGATATAGTTGAAATAGATTCCGGAGATGTATTTGTTTATGACAAATCAAAAAGCCATAAAAATACAGAAGAAGAGTTTGCTGCTGCAAAACGAATTTTCGGACTATTACCGGAAAATCAGGCTAAAGAATTGATTGATCTCTGGAAAGAATTTGAGGATGGAGAGACTGATGATGCAAAATTTGCCAAATCATTAGACAAATTTGAACCTTTGTTGCAGAACTTCTCTAATAACGGCGGTACATGGGATAAGTATAATGTTACTTATAACGAAGTATACACCCAAAAAAAATCGATCAATAAAGGATCGGACACACTTTGGGAATATGCTGAGAATCTTTTAAACGAATCTGTAGACAAGGGTATCTTGAAGAAATAA
- a CDS encoding ArnT family glycosyltransferase, translated as MRTPTLQYLYLQKPITLVVFICIISVLPWIGIGDFSTKGEPREAAVAVSMIETGNWVLPQTYADEFAYKPPMSHWLMAAFSYPQGYVNEFTSRLPSAISFIVLVSFMLVFFGRRTRFQEAFIAALLLITCVEIHRAAMTTRVDILLTTFIVLGLIQLYRWEEHLELKGIPLGIPLILGCATLTKGPVGIVLPLFIFGVYLLVLGKYKFLHIFKAIVYAGISSLFLPALWYIAAWKQGGDDFLDVVLAENFGRFFNTSTPDIDYKLGHENGFYYNFVTLIAGFLPWTILFFFSLFGLKVRKPEKTVKELVTGVWSSIKSMEKVRLFSLVVIVCVIFFYSFPASKRSVYLMPAYPFIALFLAQYAIYITEYKTKATRVFAAFLASCTSLVLIASALVMGGAINLSTIMAQYTDKASTLYTVSLIQNSLANPTFLTVFLFVLLLIALGILLYQMFRKINIKILYATIGLAFALNLVTDGVFMYTIREGSSCKAFATRIKKEYPVNRSNVFVVNNLLKYKNMYGLNFYMGNLFHDFEKQLPEEGYFLVCEKNMPDIEKEYKDQYSFTFLTATENIPDELDQKILLYSFTKK; from the coding sequence ATGCGTACACCTACATTACAGTATCTCTACTTGCAAAAACCGATAACGTTGGTTGTTTTCATCTGTATCATATCCGTATTACCCTGGATAGGAATAGGTGATTTTTCAACAAAAGGTGAACCTCGTGAAGCTGCTGTGGCCGTCTCAATGATAGAAACGGGGAACTGGGTTCTCCCACAAACATATGCCGACGAGTTTGCATACAAACCACCGATGAGTCATTGGCTGATGGCGGCTTTCTCTTATCCGCAGGGATATGTTAATGAATTTACATCCAGGTTGCCGTCTGCAATATCATTTATTGTGCTGGTAAGCTTTATGTTGGTTTTTTTTGGCAGGAGGACCAGGTTTCAGGAAGCATTTATTGCTGCATTATTGCTGATTACCTGTGTAGAAATACACAGGGCCGCTATGACCACACGCGTTGATATACTCCTTACAACCTTCATAGTTTTAGGTCTTATACAACTTTACCGTTGGGAAGAACATCTTGAATTGAAAGGTATACCATTAGGTATTCCACTAATTTTGGGATGTGCAACACTAACAAAAGGCCCTGTTGGCATTGTACTACCTCTTTTTATTTTTGGAGTTTATTTATTGGTATTAGGTAAATACAAATTCCTTCATATTTTTAAAGCCATTGTATATGCCGGTATATCCTCTTTATTTTTACCTGCGTTGTGGTACATTGCAGCCTGGAAACAGGGTGGCGATGATTTCCTTGATGTAGTTCTGGCCGAAAATTTTGGTCGTTTTTTCAATACCAGCACACCTGATATTGACTATAAATTAGGACACGAAAATGGATTTTATTACAATTTCGTTACACTAATAGCAGGCTTTCTACCTTGGACAATCTTATTTTTCTTTTCTCTCTTTGGTTTAAAGGTGCGTAAACCTGAAAAAACAGTCAAAGAGCTTGTCACAGGAGTTTGGTCATCCATTAAATCCATGGAAAAGGTAAGACTATTTAGCTTGGTTGTAATTGTATGTGTAATCTTCTTTTATTCTTTCCCTGCAAGTAAGCGGAGCGTGTATTTGATGCCAGCATATCCTTTTATAGCATTATTTCTTGCTCAATATGCCATCTATATTACTGAATACAAGACGAAAGCTACACGAGTATTTGCTGCTTTTCTGGCATCTTGTACCTCTTTAGTTCTAATAGCTTCGGCTTTAGTAATGGGGGGAGCTATTAATCTAAGCACGATTATGGCTCAGTATACGGATAAGGCCAGTACACTTTACACCGTTTCATTAATTCAGAATTCTTTAGCGAATCCTACATTCCTCACAGTATTTTTATTTGTTCTTCTTTTAATTGCTCTTGGAATTCTGTTATATCAAATGTTCAGAAAGATTAATATCAAAATACTTTATGCAACGATCGGGTTGGCATTTGCACTTAATTTGGTAACAGATGGTGTATTTATGTACACAATTCGTGAGGGAAGTTCGTGCAAAGCATTTGCCACGCGCATTAAGAAAGAGTATCCGGTAAACAGATCAAACGTGTTTGTGGTAAATAATCTTCTCAAGTACAAAAATATGTACGGTCTCAATTTCTATATGGGTAATTTATTCCACGACTTTGAAAAGCAGCTTCCTGAAGAAGGCTACTTCCTGGTATGCGAAAAGAATATGCCTGATATTGAAAAAGAATATAAAGATCAATATTCATTCACCTTCTTAACCGCTACCGAAAATATTCCGGATGAATTAGATCAAAAGATTCTGCTTTATAGTTTTACAAAAAAATAA
- a CDS encoding DUF4435 domain-containing protein, whose amino-acid sequence MNLILPKKLNSSDTPVIENPGVLVVIGANGSGKSSFGKDIVSRYSDYAVNISGMRALFITSDTLTLKTLAAERSSISMLSEYQKLTLRLQQEEFETAVNYKEISKTSPGLPPPITKIDIIQGIWEKMFPHNRLVRKSGFFELTSTSRDGDSYTAERMSDGEKIVFYLIGAILCAKPNAILIIEEPEVLLHDSIKNTLWNEIESCRPDCTYIYLTHDIAFATARSEGKRIWVRSYEADEQCWDYEIIESNESYPEEVYLELLGSRKPILFIEGNDSNSIDSRLYPYIFPDYLVKPMGGCQKVIETTKAFGQLKDFHTLESKGIVDRDRRTQGEIDYLREQNIFVPDVAEVENLLMIESVIKTVAKRLMKNPEDVFLQIKENVIRLFEKDLESQIILHAKHRVRKKLEATTERKIGSVEELAAHIEMIEHNINVYELYNDIKTEFRSFISTSNYQEILRVYNQKGMLPQSRLCPILGINNKENYLNLILSILKENMEDAELIRKAIKASLGA is encoded by the coding sequence ATGAATCTGATACTTCCTAAAAAATTAAACTCTTCAGATACTCCTGTCATCGAAAATCCGGGAGTACTTGTGGTTATAGGAGCAAATGGATCCGGCAAAAGCTCGTTTGGAAAAGATATTGTTTCCCGATACTCGGATTATGCCGTAAATATTTCGGGCATGCGGGCCCTTTTTATTACGAGTGACACCCTCACACTTAAAACCCTTGCAGCAGAACGTTCAAGCATATCCATGCTCTCAGAATATCAGAAGCTTACATTACGACTACAGCAGGAAGAGTTCGAAACTGCTGTGAATTACAAAGAAATAAGCAAAACATCGCCGGGACTTCCACCTCCTATCACCAAAATTGACATTATACAAGGTATATGGGAAAAGATGTTTCCCCACAACCGCTTGGTACGCAAATCGGGTTTTTTCGAATTAACATCAACATCCAGAGATGGAGATTCATATACAGCCGAACGGATGAGTGATGGCGAAAAGATTGTTTTTTATTTGATTGGAGCTATACTATGTGCAAAGCCAAATGCAATACTTATCATTGAAGAGCCAGAAGTATTGCTCCATGACTCAATTAAAAATACTCTTTGGAACGAAATTGAGTCCTGCAGACCGGATTGCACCTATATATATCTGACCCACGACATTGCTTTCGCAACGGCGAGATCCGAAGGTAAACGAATCTGGGTGCGCTCGTACGAGGCAGACGAACAGTGCTGGGATTACGAAATAATAGAAAGTAATGAAAGCTATCCGGAAGAGGTTTATCTTGAACTTTTGGGCAGTAGAAAACCCATTCTCTTTATCGAAGGTAACGATTCCAATAGTATTGATAGCAGATTATATCCTTACATATTTCCCGACTATTTAGTAAAACCCATGGGTGGATGCCAAAAAGTAATTGAAACAACAAAGGCGTTTGGCCAGCTTAAAGATTTCCACACACTGGAATCGAAAGGGATTGTAGATCGTGACAGGCGCACTCAGGGCGAAATTGATTATCTGAGGGAACAAAACATATTTGTTCCGGATGTAGCCGAGGTTGAGAATCTGTTAATGATTGAATCTGTTATAAAAACTGTTGCCAAGCGATTGATGAAGAATCCGGAGGATGTATTTTTACAAATAAAAGAAAACGTTATCCGTCTGTTTGAGAAAGATCTGGAGAGTCAGATTATCCTTCACGCGAAACATCGGGTAAGAAAAAAGCTGGAAGCAACTACCGAAAGGAAGATAGGTTCAGTTGAAGAATTGGCTGCACACATTGAGATGATAGAACATAATATAAATGTCTACGAGCTTTATAATGACATAAAAACCGAATTCAGGTCATTTATCAGCACATCAAATTACCAGGAAATATTACGTGTTTATAATCAGAAAGGAATGCTTCCCCAAAGCCGTTTATGTCCTATTTTAGGAATAAACAATAAGGAAAACTACCTGAATCTTATTCTATCTATTTTAAAAGAGAACATGGAAGATGCAGAATTAATCAGAAAGGCAATCAAAGCATCTCTGGGTGCGTAA
- a CDS encoding transposase, whose protein sequence is MIPKEKELKLIKIYMYICDIYESSLKFCCQRFSNNATPIFTDQELLTVYLFCGAYQRYFSIKEIHTFTKEYLLSWFPCLPSYQTFNYRLNLLSEAINELVKHLITSFKPEDCDNMTSLIDSMPIVTCKGKNKTGKVATEIATKGYCSTKNMYYFGLKLHTLAFRRKGTIPFPEMLILSSAAENDLTVLKTEAADSLANRSIFADKIYSDFSFWGEKQREIGLDMLTPVKAIKAEEPVITQREKAHRDLFSTAVSKVRQPIESFFNWLNEKTNIQRAMKVRSTSGLLIHTMGKIAIAFIYLIF, encoded by the coding sequence ATGATTCCCAAGGAGAAAGAACTTAAGCTTATAAAAATATATATGTATATCTGCGATATCTATGAGTCTTCACTGAAATTTTGTTGTCAGAGATTCAGTAATAATGCAACTCCTATCTTCACCGACCAGGAACTGCTTACTGTATACCTGTTCTGTGGAGCTTATCAACGCTACTTCAGTATCAAAGAGATACATACATTCACTAAAGAATATTTGCTTTCTTGGTTTCCTTGTCTACCTTCTTATCAGACGTTCAATTATCGATTGAACCTGTTAAGTGAGGCAATTAATGAACTCGTAAAGCATCTCATTACATCCTTTAAACCAGAAGATTGCGACAATATGACATCACTGATCGATTCCATGCCAATTGTTACCTGCAAAGGAAAGAATAAAACAGGAAAAGTGGCTACAGAAATTGCAACAAAAGGCTACTGCTCTACCAAAAATATGTACTACTTTGGTTTGAAACTCCACACGTTAGCTTTCAGAAGGAAAGGAACTATTCCATTCCCTGAGATGTTGATACTTTCATCTGCGGCAGAGAACGATTTGACGGTACTTAAAACAGAAGCAGCAGACAGCCTGGCCAATAGAAGTATCTTTGCCGATAAAATCTACTCCGATTTCTCTTTTTGGGGAGAAAAACAGAGAGAAATAGGTCTGGATATGCTAACTCCCGTAAAAGCTATTAAGGCTGAAGAGCCCGTAATTACTCAAAGAGAGAAAGCCCACAGAGACTTATTTTCGACGGCTGTTTCTAAAGTCAGACAACCCATAGAGTCTTTCTTCAACTGGTTGAATGAGAAAACAAATATTCAAAGAGCGATGAAGGTCAGATCAACATCTGGACTTCTTATACATACGATGGGGAAAATAGCCATCGCATTCATTTATCTAATTTTTTAA
- a CDS encoding phosphoglycerate kinase, whose product MQTIEKFNFAGKKAFVRVDFNVPLDENFNITDDNRIRAALPTLKKILADGGSPIIGSHLGRPKGVTEKYSLKHILSHVSELLGVNVQFANDCVGEEAIAKAAALKPGEALLLENLRFYAEEEGKPRGLAEDASEEEKKAAKKAVKESQKEFTKKLASLADCYVNDAFGTAHRAHASTALIAAYFDINNKMFGYLMEKEVLAVEKVMSEINRPFTAIMGGSKVSSKIEIIENLLGKVDNLIITGGMTFTFTKALGGHIGSSICEDDKLDLALELLAKAKANNVNMILACDAKIADKFSNDANTQLVDADQIPDGWQGLDIGPKTEAEYAEVIKKSKTILWNGPTGVFEFENFTHGSLAVGEAIVEATKNGAFSLVGGGDSVACVNKFGLANGVSYVSTGGGALLEAIEGKILPGIEAIRGY is encoded by the coding sequence ATGCAAACAATCGAAAAATTCAATTTTGCCGGTAAAAAGGCATTTGTTCGGGTAGACTTCAATGTTCCCCTGGATGAGAATTTCAACATCACAGACGACAACCGTATTCGTGCAGCTCTTCCTACTTTGAAGAAAATTCTTGCCGATGGAGGAAGCCCGATTATTGGTTCACACCTTGGTCGTCCGAAAGGCGTTACTGAAAAATATTCTTTGAAACATATTCTTTCTCACGTTTCGGAATTGCTTGGCGTTAACGTACAGTTTGCAAATGACTGTGTTGGTGAAGAAGCAATTGCAAAAGCAGCTGCACTAAAACCAGGTGAAGCTCTGTTGCTTGAAAATCTTCGTTTTTATGCTGAAGAAGAAGGTAAACCAAGAGGTTTAGCAGAAGATGCTTCAGAAGAAGAAAAGAAAGCTGCTAAAAAAGCCGTTAAAGAAAGCCAGAAAGAGTTTACTAAGAAATTAGCATCTTTGGCTGATTGTTATGTAAACGATGCATTTGGTACAGCGCACCGTGCGCACGCTTCAACTGCTTTGATCGCTGCTTATTTTGACATCAACAACAAAATGTTTGGTTACTTGATGGAAAAAGAGGTGCTTGCAGTTGAAAAAGTAATGAGCGAAATCAATCGTCCGTTTACAGCAATCATGGGTGGATCAAAGGTTTCATCTAAAATTGAAATCATTGAGAATCTGCTTGGAAAGGTAGATAACCTGATTATAACAGGTGGTATGACCTTTACATTCACCAAGGCATTGGGTGGCCATATCGGTAGTTCAATTTGTGAAGACGACAAGCTTGATCTTGCTCTTGAACTGCTTGCAAAAGCTAAAGCAAATAATGTAAACATGATTCTTGCTTGCGACGCTAAAATTGCTGATAAATTTAGCAACGATGCTAATACTCAATTGGTAGATGCAGATCAAATTCCTGACGGATGGCAAGGTCTTGATATCGGTCCTAAGACAGAAGCCGAATATGCTGAAGTGATTAAAAAATCAAAAACAATTCTTTGGAACGGTCCTACAGGTGTATTTGAATTCGAAAACTTTACACACGGTTCACTTGCTGTTGGCGAAGCAATTGTTGAAGCAACAAAGAATGGCGCATTCTCTCTTGTAGGTGGTGGCGACTCTGTTGCCTGTGTAAACAAATTTGGCTTGGCTAACGGTGTTTCATATGTTTCAACAGGTGGTGGAGCATTACTTGAAGCAATCGAAGGTAAAATTCTTCCAGGTATCGAAGCAATCAGAGGATATTAA
- a CDS encoding alanyl-tRNA editing protein yields MKEILLNEHNKNEYPPMHTAEHILNQTMVRMFGCPRSKNSHIERKKSKCDYLLPEEPDEATMLEVERIVNEVIDRNLDVKEEFMHINDASGLVDLSKLPEDASEMLRIIRIGDYDICACIGAHVSNTSEIGHFKLLNYDFQEGRLRLRFKLTD; encoded by the coding sequence ATGAAAGAGATTCTTTTAAATGAGCACAATAAGAACGAGTACCCCCCAATGCATACGGCAGAACATATTTTAAATCAGACTATGGTAAGAATGTTCGGGTGTCCGCGCTCAAAGAATAGTCATATTGAACGGAAAAAATCGAAATGTGATTATCTGCTTCCGGAAGAGCCGGATGAAGCAACTATGCTTGAGGTAGAGCGTATCGTGAATGAAGTTATTGACCGCAACCTGGATGTAAAAGAAGAGTTCATGCATATAAATGATGCATCCGGATTGGTAGACTTAAGTAAACTGCCGGAAGATGCGAGTGAAATGTTACGAATTATCCGCATTGGCGATTATGACATTTGTGCATGTATTGGTGCGCATGTATCCAACACCTCTGAAATTGGCCATTTTAAGCTTTTAAACTACGATTTTCAAGAAGGAAGACTTCGTCTGAGATTTAAATTGACAGACTGA